CTTACCGAACAGGTAACCCGATCTTGTGGACATCGTCGCATTGACCCTAAGCATGTCTTCTTTGGTGGTGAAGATGTCGGGTCCTACGCGGAGAACTTTGCAAACACTTTACGATCCGGAGGATGGATAGTCGCTGGTGTCAACGCCCATGATGCCAAAAAACAACGAGCAAACATACAAGCCAGTACAGATCGCTTAGACTTAATGGGTATTGCTTCAATGCTGCTTAACCGGAGGGCCAACTGTTCTCCTGCCCAGTCCGGTATCTATCGTAACCTTCGTACATTGGTTCGCCACAGAAGAAATCTTGTTTCCATGTCAACGGAAGAGAAAAATCGGATTCATACAGTTGTTGATCGTCTCTTTCCTGGCTTTCTGGATGAGAAAAAAAGCGGAATCCTGCCATTCTCAAAAAGCTCGTTGTACCTCATGGAAAACCGATTCAGTCCGCTCCAGATACGTCGTAGGAAACG
The Candidatus Zixiibacteriota bacterium genome window above contains:
- a CDS encoding transposase, yielding MKKKNIYVNQSQELLNLFEEAGNNEKIMCVPIDYAKKDHVVMFCNGYGHILRKPFSVKNSPEGIEYLTEQVTRSCGHRRIDPKHVFFGGEDVGSYAENFANTLRSGGWIVAGVNAHDAKKQRANIQASTDRLDLMGIASMLLNRRANCSPAQSGIYRNLRTLVRHRRNLVSMSTEEKNRIHTVVDRLFPGFLDEKKSGILPFSKSSLYLMENRFSPLQIRRRKRHTLIEVLHRYGTAKPENTAAKLQEYAVRVLNTPDEYITTLQLSLVQHVKHLRCLQDSINQLENEIAVWLAQTQG